The segment aatatttttcaaaagacaAGAGGCACAAATGTTTGCTACCTTGGATCCACTCCCTCCAGTAACTTCACCTGTCCTTAACTCCTTCCCCTgctgcacccccagcccccacctgctCCAGTTTAATATGGGTATAAAGCACAAGCCATAACCCTTGATTCTCAAAGACAGTGTTTCTCaatgactgagcacctgcttctcacgtataaggtgccaggttcaatctccagtacctcctttaaaagggggagagagggatTTCTCAGAGTGTGGTAAAAAAGACATCatcatatttgtttttaaaaattgtattctttttttgagaatctgcatttttaacacgGCAGTTACTGCCACCCTTTCCCCAACTGAGAACCACTGCCCAGCCTAGGTACCTGGACTCCGGTACTTTGTCTTCTGAGGAATACTTTGGCAAAGCTATAAGAATTGGCCCTTATGAAAAACATTTCGGTGTCACTTTAAGATATTTAAACAATTCATGCAAAATAATCCTCTTGAGCACGGCAAACTAAGAGAAAAAAGATTCTCTTGATGAATTGTATGCTCATTTTATTACTTGAGAACTGTGTACCAAATTAACCCTAATCCTTATTTCAGCGGTCTTGTATATATTTCCATTATCTAGATCTTTTTTGGAAGGATGCAAGATATAAACAAGTAACATTCAAAAGCTTacccttctttttcttgcattccTCTTTTGCTTGGATTCTTTGACAAAGGCATTATAGGATGGGACCTCTCCAGTGTCAATGGCTTGCTGAATGATGTTCCTTattctgggttcctctgtgtaCTGCACGCACAACACAGACTCCATGATCTGGTCCATGTCGCCCTTGAAGTCCAGATAGGCCTGTTTAATATCAGCCAGCTCTTCTTCAGAACCTTTGTATGTTTTTTCAAAAGCTTGAATGTCCTCTAGAGAGATCTGAATAAGAGAGAGAAgatttaattttcagaattttattttaaatgtcataCTACTAAAACTAGAAATTTAGGTGTTGATGTTTCTCCCCAAGTAGAACAGTTGCGTGAGCCAAAATTGTTGGAAGGAATCGAATTTTCTATACCTAAGCTTTCCCATTGTTCTCCCTAGTCCAACCTTGAAAACTGCTAAACTAGTTAATGGGAAAATTCTTTGTTTCCAAAGGCGGGAAGAGGCCCAGAAAAACACTGAGGTCTTGCACTGGGAGATGTCAGATAAAGCATATCTTTTCCACAGCAAAAATCAAGAGGAAACTAAAGGCCCTTTTCAGTGTGtgtgttatataaatatatatatatatttgaggcCAAACTCGAATTCCTAATCCTTACAGAGTTAACAAAAAAAATGGAAGGCCTTCGAGGCACTCAATAAACGCTTGTTGAATGCATGAGGGCACGGTCAGCACCTCGGGTCCCCTACCTTTTTGAAGAGCAACCTCCAATACGCTTCCCAGTCCCGGTCTTGGCTGAGCACAGCAGAGTCCTCGTCCACCGTTCCTTGCTCATCGTACACTGCTCTCTGCTCTTTGTCACTTAGAACGGAATAGATTTTCCCGAGGATCTGCGGGAAAAGAGCATCCAGAAGTCGCCACTGCACCTCCCACAGAAACCGCAAAAGTCAAGATTAGAAAACACCAGAACCAGCGCCCCCCACCTGGGCGGGGCCCGGTGGCCCGAGGGTCGGAAGAGGCGGGGGTCGGCGTACCTGGAAGCGGCGGGTGGCGTCCTCCTTTTCGCCTTCGCCCACCCGGTCTGGATGCACGAGCAGGGACACCTTGTGGTAGCCGCGTCGGACCTCGCTGTCCGAGGCCTCGCGCCGCACGCCCAGCACCCGGTACAGGTCGGCCGTGCCGAAAACCTCCCCGCACACCTCCAGCAGCCCCATGCCGGGCACGGCCGCGCCGGCTTCCGCGGGAACAGCGGGTCTCCGCAGCCCGGCTGCGCGCCCACCCCGCCTCCCTTTCCCGCGCAAAAAGCCCGGAGCGTCCGCGTCACAAGGCGCCGAGAGGCGGGGCCACGGAGCGACGCGACGCTTGACGGCGGCCGCAAAACGGGGCGTGCCCAGGCCGGCTGTGCCGGGAGACCCgcgcggggcgcggggagggCGGGGCGGCGCGTCGGGGCTCCTTCCCGGCGCCGCGTTGGCTGCGGGCCGCGGAGGCAGCCGCGGGGACCTCCTCCTGCTGGCCAAGCGGCTGCAGTCCTGCCCCGCGCCCGCCGGAAATGTCACGTTCGCCTTCTCCCCCGTCCCGGCCGATTGTTCAACGTAAGGAACGCACAcactgtgcctttttttttttaaaacactttttaaaaaagatatttagattatactTAGATttttggtgtggggtgtcagtgatgggggatacatgggaggaagttcacctgggcatacatataaggtacataaatgtgttctaatgttcatggggcattgtcacaatgggCGATTCACACAATGACCAAAAGAATATGGAATTCCCATCCTCAGGAGctgtgccacattctctaatggaacagcaaccttcccccaagtacagggcaatgactagtgaaggaggattaCGCTCATAAGCCTATGAGCCTTTGCCCTTGAAATTGCAACgtagcctagtgctgtagggtgcctatgTTACCTCTGGAGAGCCTCCaccttgctcaaatgtggcctctccctaagctaAATTCAGtatacaaatgcattacctttccccccagcatgggaatgagcctccctggcactaaggaatcactaccaaacaccaatgagcaatgcagctggaaaaagaccttgaataaaagggtgaaaaggtaaagacaaatgagtttatatgactgagACTTCAAAGAGAGTCGGAAGGTCATCAGAGAAGTAATGCTTATACAttcctcagcaggatctcacagacagccaaaggagataccaccccaaatagtggggctcctgagggctctggagacacccagatccttcagtcatggcagatagctctggagtttggtgccttgccagtgggccctacttcagagtttgtgctcctaagagtgacagagttggactcaggtgagACTTCTCTCCACAtgcctatttgaacctataattggtgctggaattggtaggtatagggccaaaagacttgaatctctgggctgcccatgtgccagctaggccctgagcctcagtggagttacaacacctactcaccagttcattgaactcatccaggacaactaacaaggaggtaaggatggacaaccaccatcccaaagaaaaacaatatatttttaaaaatacgtatACATacgtcacataaaaaatacaagagattcccatttgccccactccccacacctccacattttcccacattaacaacatctttcattagtgaggtacatacATTGCaacgaacacattttggagcagtgtCATTAAGCGTGGATTTAAAttcacactgtagtttacactccctcccacgcaattctgtaggttataggaagatttataatggcctgtatctgtcattgcagtgtcattcaggacaattcccaagtcccaaaaatgccccatattatacttttttttttaagtaaacaatCTAAGTTTGGCATTTGGCAATTTCATTGTGTTCAACCTAACAGCTAATtagatttctgttctttttcaaagatGAGCCTGCTCTCAGGGGCATTAGTGCTATAGGCCTAAATAACTCTGTGACTGCTAGGTTACTTCCCCTGCAAGAAAAAGCCTAAGTTAAACAAAATCCACAAAACATCAGTCTTTAAAACTGATAGGATTTAATGGCTTTTACATTTATTCCAGAATCGTTCTCACCTTCCAGCACGAGTAACCTCTCACATTGGTGAACATAACTTAACCCAAATCCTGatcttaataaaaatttaagcTGCCTGCAGCAAAAGCCCTTACCTTCTTCTCAATGCCTTGTAAAGTATACAGCTGGGTGTGAACATGTTGGGTTTGAAGTGCTAGCAGGAAATGCTGCTACAATTGTCCAAGACAAGGTGAGAAATTTGGGccactaattccaaagcaagcctAGAGCTGAAGAAAAGTTGGGGAATCAGCAAGAGGACAAACTCAAAAAAGGTGTATGTATACAGACGTTAGAGGGCAAGGTGAATATTCAAGTCCGCAGAAGCTAAGTCTAATTTATACATTACTTTAACCCATTTCACAACAGTTCCCCTTGTTGGTCAGCACTTTTCAGAACCACACTCTCCTCTGTTCCAATGATTAAAATTGGTCTCCAAGGACCCCAATCCCTCCAAAGTAGATTACTATCTTGGAAACTTGTCAGAGTTGCCATAGTTTCCAAATCATTTCTCTTTCCCAGATCCAAGATCAAACCCAGCTAAAGTCAATTTCTCTGGGCCTGTCCTGGCTTTAGTCTCGTCAAAGGGGAGGCCAACCAATAACCCTGGTGCAGCTGAGATGACTCTAGAATTTGAGGTGGCTGGTAATTATTCTCAGAATATCAAACCCAAAGAGTAAAGTAGGTTGTAACACTGATAGGGTTTTGGAACCTCAGTAAATTTCCTATATCACAGTCATGCTAGGATTTGAAATCTGCATTTCAATGTGTACTAAAAGCATCTTACCCATGCTTGAAGTTGTAGAATCCTGTGGTTCTGGTGAATCAGTTAATATGTTATCTTAagtgttgtggggtttttttttttggcaaagcAATCATTTGTATTATCAAACTCATGATGTCTAAACCTGGTTCTATCACTGACTTTCTAAATGGATTCTTGAAAAGCCCCCTATCTTTGCTCTTATTTTCCCCTAAAGGTGACATGTTGGAAAGGGCTTTAAAATCAAGTAGGCATATGGGTGCTGAATCCTAGCTCTGCCCATTAATAACTGCTCAGCATTGGGCAAGTTTCCACTTTTAAGCCTCTGCTTCCCTATcggtaaaatggagataatcctATATACTCTCATGATACCTTATAATCCTCACAAATAACCCTTGTGTGTAAAGGACTTAGGGTGTATTTAGATATTTACAATGTTGGCTTTCTTCCAGATTCTCACCTTTAAAAATTGTCCAAGCAATTTTCATAACCAATCTACCTTTGTAAATTTGAGATTATATGTCAAACAAGATTAATCTCAAATTACAAAAACAATGAGCTAGGTAACTGTGTTCTTGAACTGCTGTGATGACCACAAGTGATTTAGGAAAGAATTATTTGGGATGGACCATGGACATGCTGGTTGGGAGCTTTGAAACAGGAAATCTTGCAAGACAGCAAACTGTAAAGACCTAGGAAGGAAAGACCTAGGGCCCAACCCCAAATTCCAACTCCTGTTTCCTGCCCCCCCACTGTCATTCCTAAGACCATGTCTGAAAAGAGCAATTGTTTCCAGACCCAGCTCTATGTCAGACAAGAATaaatctctctccctgggccctGCTCAGAccagggctatagagacccaccaCCCTCTCCTGTCTCCAGAAGTGCATGGGTGTCTCAGAAAACTGCATTTATTGACCCCTGAATCTAACAAAATTAACGGCACTGCACAAGTCTTTTAAGGGGACCTTAGCAATGTTGCTCCCACTGCTACGCAGCCTGAAGTCAGCTCGATTCTGCTTCTGTAGTAGTCTCTGTATCTGTTTTCTGAGAAGCTAAGAGAATTTCACGTGCACGTTTTCTTCGCAGTCTCTCAGCATTTGTGATCATCATGGGATGCAGAGGGAAAAAGCCAGAAAGACCTAAAAGCAACAGGATTTTTGTTCGTTGTAATACAATATAAGCCAATGTTTCCTAGGAACTCTGCCTCACAAAACTGAGGTCTGAGCAAGGATGTAAAACATGCTCacttgccaaactgtccttcccCCCTACCCCTGGCCCTCATTTTGCAAGGAGACAATGAATATTGTCTACTTCctaacattattattattccttgaaaaaagaataaacatagaGATAACCATTCAAGACACAATATTCCCCTCTTTAGCATAAAATTCAAGTCACCCAAATGTCTCATAAAGGATTTTACAAAATGGTAATTAGATCACAACTTCAGCTCCCACTCAGATTCGAGCAGCCTCTAGGTAATGAAAACCATTCTTCATTCTCTCCCTAGGGCTAATTTCAGCTTAAAATTCCCTCAGTGAGATGAGACTAGGGCTGAGTTACCCAGAAGCTTTTCCACAGGCTTAGAGAGGTGGGCCCCACAGCCAATCCAATGCCGGATCCTCTCCAGGTTAAGGGCAACGAGCTTCTCTCCATGACTGTTGGGCAGTGGATCATAGGAACCCAGCTGCTCCACAAAACGACCATCCCTGGGACACTTGTTGTGAGCAGCCACGATGCGATAGAAAGGTCTGTTGGCGCAGCCTCCCAAGGCAAGGCGGATGGTTAAATGGCCCCCATGGTAGGCTTTACAGAGAAGGGCAGCTGTAGAGAAATAACTGGTTAGTATACAAGACTCGACTGCACAAAGTGGGCAAACTGAGTCAATGGGCACAATCCCATTCCTCCACTTAAATGTGCTACGTTCAACCAATTCTTGCACATTCGGCTCAGATACCATATTCCTTGTGAAACTCCTCTTACCCACTCCGGCCAGAAATGACCTCCTCATCCCCCAAATCACTCATTCCGGATCTGCccttactagctctgtgaccttgtcCAATTCCTGCACTTCTCGGAGTCTCAGCTGCCCCATGTACAAAATCGATGTCATCTACCTCAAAGCGAGGGttaagtgggggaaaaaaaggtaaggCTCAAAGGTAAGGCAGAGTTGCCGTTCAGGTTGAGGATGCCTCCAGGGCGCCTAGGGAAGCTTTGTACCACCTGGTCCCGTACCCCCAGGGCCCATAAGATCTCGCGGGACCCCGATCACTCACTGAGCTGGACCATGGTGCAGCCAGCTCGCACCGGTCGCGACGCGTCGTAACGTCTTGCCGACCACACGGCTTTAAAGCCTCGGTCGGTGCGGTGGACCCACGCGGATGATCAATACCGCAGGACCTTGAGCCTCGGAACCCGGAAACCCAAGCTAGAGCGCCTCTTCCAGACGCGGACGGTCGGCTCGCCGGGCAGCTTCCGCTTTCCGCCCCTACGCTTCCCATAATGCAACGCGGTCCCTAGCGTCCCTTCCCCGCGAGCAGCGGAGGCGTGTTAAGGTTGCTGGGCGCGGCCCGCGGTAGCCTGGGCTCCCGTGCCCTTCACTCGCTTGGGAGTCCGAGGATCCTAGGAGCGACTAAGAGAAGTGCCAAAAGAGCTACAAATCCATCCACTCCGCAAACAGTTTTTGAGCACCTGTTCTGAGGCAGAGCCAGAACGCAAAAATGACAGGGAGCTGTTGCTGCTCCCAGGAAGCTCACAGATTGGGGTGGGGCGTGGGGGGAGACGGTGAGGTAACCCAGAGTAAACTCAGTATACAGTGCAGGGGGAGCCGAGAAGGCAACTGGATACCTCGCGGTTCTCAGGACGACTTCCTAGAAGAGCCAGCTTTTTAGGGCCGTGACTAGAACTATAAATGACTGCAGAGTCTGTTTACTAGTTTCCCTCTCACCATTCCTCCTAGTCtccaccctacccccaccccaccccccgccgccCATCCCTATAGAAGCAATCATATCTTAAGAGGAGGGaacccttgttttcagttttgctgtGCCGTGATCCAGGAGGGCAGGAATGAAATACGGTTTCTTTGGTATCTCAAACCCTAGAGTACGGCCTCAGTtgtgaggagttttgcatctattaTAGGGTAACGGAGTCTTTCTGGATCCCTTGTGGTTTGGATCCATGAAGGGACCCGTGATTAGAAGATGTCAGTACATAGAACTGAAGTTAGTACCTCTCCCTTCAAGCTTCTCTTCACCAAAGGGCCTGGCATAATATGCTCTTTGCCTAAATACAGTGACCCCACATTCAGTATACCTCAATAACTCCAGAACCACACTGATAAATTTTGAatctcttattttcattttttattggcAACCAGTGAAACTACTAGTAACATCCACTAACAGCCAATGAAAACAgccaatgaaaagacaaatggaCTTCTGTTTATGGTACAAATTCTTTTGTTCTCCAGCCCCAGCCTCATATGGTGAAACTTCCAGGGTTTAACTtctctggaaaggaaagaggctctcTAATTATTAGAGTCTCATACAGAAAATTCTTCATTTGGAAGGATCGCAGAAAGATGGATTTCCAAAGCCGACTGTCTCCTGTACCATGTGAATCTCTGCAAGCAGAGCCTCAtctttcaatttcagctgcaTGAGAAAGGAAGAGATACATGTCATACCTGTCATTACTGATGCAGCCTTGGGGCTCCCTCTTTTGTGAGGCCATAGCCAGAGAACATAGTTCTATGGGATGGAACTTCCTACACTCCATATTTCCTGGAAACTTCATTAAAAGACCTCAGAACATGGGTGCTGTTTGCATAGATGTGTTCACTTCATGAAAATTCATCAAACAGTATGAAtacttattttgtatttgtaaagATAACTTTAATAAagcttatattttataaaaagttcATTCACATTATTGCCCAACTTCTATTGGCCAATGTATCCCCATTTGTAAATGTAGTATTTCTATTTGGCAAATAACAGAAAGGAACCAAAAACATAGGAATTGTAGACTTATAATAGATCTGAATATAATTTTAGAAATCTAGATGAGTGGTAGAGACATCTAGGTGCTTGCTGAATACCCATTCTCTCCATTTCCTACTAaaaattcttacttttttttttcagggcagTGATGCAACCAGCTAAAAAGCCTTTCTTTTTctgcctcccttgcagctagagaTAGTCCATCAACTGTGACAAATGTAAGCTAACATCATAGAATGGGATGGcttggaagtttttttttaaagggagatGAAATAGGAAGCATGGCCCCTTTGTCCTTTTCCCCTTTTGTGTTGTTTATCCTGCCTGAAATATAGATATGGTGGCTGGAGCTACATTGCTTGTTGGAAACAGCATGCTACGATTGACTGGTGAGGAagagagaattaaaaattaaaaaaagtttaggCACCTGTTGACATTGTGAAGCTGTGGTAACCAATCTTGGACTTTTCATcagataggaaaaataaaactcccAATTTGTTTAAGCCTCTGGCTTTCAAGTCTCTGTTACTTACAATTGATAACTGAATTAGATCAGGGGTTGCCAAGACAAATCTGGCCTGCtacctattttttgtttgttgtttgtttttgtgccacctatttttgtaaataaaattttattggaacagcCATGCTTACtcatttatatattgtttatggCTGTTTTTGTTCTACAGTGGCAGTTTAGTAGTTGCCCATGAAACCTAAAGTATTTACTATCTTGCCATTTGCAAAAAAACATCTGCTACCCCTGGTTTAGACCAACCCTCTGTTCTGTATTGAATAATGTCCCTCCCAAACTCCCTGTCCACCTGGAATCTCAGAATGTGACATTATtcagaaatagggtctttgcagatacaGTTAGTTAGATGAGGTCATCTAGATTAGGGTGGGCTCTGATCCAACGACTGGTATCCTTATTAGAAGGCAAAACAGACAAATGCAGAAGGAGAACAACAAGTGAAGACTAAAGCAAAGACTGGAGTGATGTGTCTATAGCCATGGAATGcgaaggattgccagcaaccaccAAAACCTAGGAAAAAGGCATGGAACAGATTTTCCCTCACAGCTTCCAGAAACAATCAATTctgctgacaccttaattttgaacttctggcctcctgaactgAGAGAGactaaatttctgttgttttaaaccataaACCATGCAGTTTATAGTAGTTTGTAACGGCAACCCTAGGAAATTAATATACTCTTCATTTTACCCATGAGGAaaatgaagcccagagaggttaagccgGTAAGTTAGTGGCAAAAACGACCAGTAATTCTGACTCTCAGGCTTTCCATTAAACCACATTCTCTCTCTAGAGGTGGAAGAAAGATCTCCCATGGTATATGTGAGTTGTTATTCCAAACCCAGCAGCCCCGTGATAATGGCAAAGATGTTAAGAAAATTCTCTAGAAAAATACATCATGAAATGCTCCAAGGCTCAGAATTAAACATTTACCTTCCTCCCAGTTTCCCAATCTCAATACAGTACAGTTCCACTTCACACAAGCAACAGATGCATCTGCATCATACCTTTACTGTGTACTTGTAGGCCTGCTCAGCTTCCAGCTGTCGTCCAGCCTGAAAAAAGAGCAGCACCTGGTGATGATGAATGTCATAAACATGGTGGGAAGAGTACATTGCCTGAAACATTTCAGCCTAAGGCAGAGGATCCACACCTTCCCAGTTAAGAACCTCTGAATTCAAAGGGGAAGCAGGGAAAATGAAATGTAAGGAGatactttaatatattttaaaaagcttaagGACATTTTGGCCTGTCATTTTTTCCTGAAAGCTCTGTGCTATTctgataataatagctaacatttatataGTACTTACCATGTGCTCTACGTGCTTTacatatatcatttatttttttaatttttctagtgtaACACACATAGAAAATGAAATCTACCATTTTAACCATTAAGTATACACTTCAGTGGCGTTCTTTatttttacaatgttgtgctaccatcacgacatccattaccaaaacttttcatcacccaaacagaaactttgtgcCCATGAAGCAGTTACTCTTCATGACACCTTCCTCCCAGCCCTTGGTAACCtttaacctactttctgtctatgaatttgcatattctagatatttcctataaatggaatcatacaatatttgtctctttgtgtctggcttattacaGAAAGCACAGCAAGGTCCACccatgtagcatgtatcagaacttcattcctttttatggttgaataatattccattttatgtatataccatattttatttaacccattcACATATTGACGGGCACTTGGGTTGTTACCACCtttcagctattgtgaataatgctgttaacACTAGTGTTAAACTACCTTTGGGGTATGTACCTAagagtggagttgctgggtcatttggtaattctatatttaatgttTTGAAGGACCAcctaactgttttccacagtaactggcaccattttacattcccatgagAAATACTTGTAGTTCTACTTTCTCTATACTTGTCAACACATATTATCTGTTGCtgtgtttttaataatagccaccCTTGAGGTGTGAACTTGTATCTTATTGTGGtgttggtttgcatttctctaatgactaatgatgtttaacatcttttcatgtgcttatttggccatttgtacatttctttgaagaactgtctattcaattcctatgtctatttttaaattagtttgaTTGTCTTTTGTTCATTGAATTATAGTAGTTTATATCTTCTTGATATTAAAGCCTTATCATATGGATAATTTGTAACTACTTCCTCCCATTGcataggctatcttttcactcttttgacaatgtcctttgCTGCACGAaaccttttaattttgatgaaacttgggcttttggtgtcatatctaaggacccattgccaaatccaagttCATGAAGATATTCCCCTATGTTTATGTGtaagagttttatgattttagctcttatatttatattattgattcatttggagttaatttttatatatataaaaggtgtgaggtaggggtctgatttcattcttttgcatgtagctattctttttttctcagtaccatttgttgaagaaactattcttacCCCGACTGAGTGCACTGgacacccttgttgaaaatcacttgaccacatgtgggtttatttctaactctcaattctgttctattctatatgtctatctttatgacagtatTACACTATTTTGGTTCTGTAACT is part of the Dasypus novemcinctus isolate mDasNov1 chromosome 6, mDasNov1.1.hap2, whole genome shotgun sequence genome and harbors:
- the DNAJC9 gene encoding dnaJ homolog subfamily C member 9 is translated as MGLLEVCGEVFGTADLYRVLGVRREASDSEVRRGYHKVSLLVHPDRVGEGEKEDATRRFQILGKIYSVLSDKEQRAVYDEQGTVDEDSAVLSQDRDWEAYWRLLFKKISLEDIQAFEKTYKGSEEELADIKQAYLDFKGDMDQIMESVLCVQYTEEPRIRNIIQQAIDTGEVPSYNAFVKESKQKRNARKRRAQEEAKEAEMSMKELGLDEGMDNLKAAIQSRQKDRQKEMDSFLAQMEAKYCKPSKRGEKKTALKKEKK
- the MRPS16 gene encoding small ribosomal subunit protein bS16m — its product is MVQLTALLCKAYHGGHLTIRLALGGCANRPFYRIVAAHNKCPRDGRFVEQLGSYDPLPNSHGEKLVALNLERIRHWIGCGAHLSKPVEKLLGLSGFFPLHPMMITNAERLRRKRAREILLASQKTDTETTTEAESS